A genomic region of Oleidesulfovibrio alaskensis DSM 16109 contains the following coding sequences:
- a CDS encoding N-6 DNA methylase: protein MDEGARDRQRGFEGMSALEIKRDEKKGKIWSHVRSKWLVETPEETVRQEYLLVLVNEYGFSLDQIAEEMDLTGRGSASARADFVLWRTAQDKADDNAPFIIVECKSDNITIKPQDYGQGENYARICGAPFFVTHNSRETKYWRVKKDKVPGYTEEIENIPHGDASDKDIEELLSKLRAFKEKEFADLLHKCHNIIRNREKKDPAAAFDEIAKVLFIKVYVERSLLTRRNKTNLFTVDVLKGQIAENPLDNLFQETKRAYAADKIFEDDERINLKPATGEAIVKELEKYNLSDTSEDVKGVAFERFLGRTFRGEIGQFFTPRTIVEFMVHMVDPQEGEIVCDPASGSGGFLIRVFEIVREKILADADHEYNAFKAKVEKDKSLTEEQRAKKLQDKFTEVQTLIDQKREGSRLWQLSNRCIYGTDANDRMARTSKMNMIMHGDGHGGVHHHDGFLNVNGIFEGRFDIILTNPPFGANVEPTDKVLEVDIKVNPAAEERYLKEYGDLYREAQNRVKAALNKPIASLFDLPKSDKAKIKTEVLFIERCLDLLKPGGRLGIVLPEGIFNNPSLAYVREFTENRAFLRAVVSLPQETFVSSGASVKCSLLFLQKFTEEEQLRFDETYATAKAEIEAKYADEIKAERERLESAIEAAKQAKDAEKRKALQKELKDYLKAMKVRQISEARQRLKERFDYPIFMYEAEKVGISATGEEDQNELYPNPNQPADCDKTCLEWYREFLADPSAFAVAGVAE, encoded by the coding sequence GTGGATGAAGGCGCACGCGACCGGCAAAGGGGGTTCGAAGGCATGAGCGCACTGGAAATCAAACGTGACGAAAAGAAGGGCAAAATCTGGAGCCATGTGCGCAGCAAATGGCTGGTAGAAACACCCGAAGAGACGGTGCGCCAGGAATATTTGCTGGTGCTGGTCAACGAGTACGGGTTTTCCCTCGATCAGATCGCCGAGGAGATGGACCTGACTGGCCGGGGTTCCGCTTCCGCCCGCGCCGACTTTGTCCTCTGGCGCACCGCCCAAGACAAGGCCGACGACAACGCCCCTTTCATCATCGTCGAATGTAAATCCGATAACATCACCATCAAACCGCAGGATTACGGCCAGGGTGAAAACTACGCTCGCATCTGCGGCGCACCGTTCTTCGTCACCCACAACTCGCGGGAAACCAAATACTGGCGGGTCAAGAAAGACAAGGTGCCCGGCTACACGGAGGAAATCGAGAACATTCCCCATGGCGATGCCTCGGACAAGGACATCGAGGAACTGCTCTCCAAGCTCCGCGCCTTCAAGGAAAAAGAGTTCGCCGACCTGCTGCACAAGTGCCACAACATCATCCGCAACCGAGAGAAGAAAGACCCGGCAGCCGCCTTCGATGAAATCGCCAAGGTGCTGTTCATTAAGGTCTATGTGGAACGCTCCCTGCTCACCCGGCGCAATAAGACCAACCTCTTTACCGTCGATGTGTTGAAAGGCCAGATCGCTGAAAACCCGCTGGACAACCTGTTTCAGGAGACCAAGCGAGCCTACGCCGCCGACAAGATTTTCGAGGACGACGAGCGCATCAACCTCAAGCCCGCCACCGGCGAGGCCATCGTCAAGGAGCTGGAGAAATACAACCTCTCCGATACCAGCGAGGATGTGAAGGGCGTCGCCTTCGAGCGCTTCCTCGGCCGCACCTTCCGGGGAGAGATCGGCCAGTTTTTCACCCCGCGCACCATCGTCGAATTCATGGTGCACATGGTCGATCCCCAGGAAGGTGAGATTGTCTGTGACCCGGCCAGCGGCTCAGGCGGCTTTCTGATCCGCGTATTCGAGATCGTGCGCGAAAAGATCCTCGCTGACGCCGACCACGAGTATAACGCCTTTAAGGCCAAGGTCGAAAAGGACAAATCGCTTACCGAGGAGCAGCGGGCCAAGAAGCTCCAGGACAAATTCACCGAAGTGCAGACGCTTATAGACCAGAAGCGCGAGGGCTCCCGCCTGTGGCAGCTCTCCAATCGCTGCATCTACGGCACCGACGCCAACGACCGCATGGCCCGTACCAGCAAGATGAACATGATCATGCACGGCGACGGTCACGGCGGCGTCCACCACCACGACGGCTTTCTGAACGTCAACGGTATCTTCGAGGGGCGTTTCGACATCATTCTCACCAATCCGCCCTTCGGAGCCAATGTCGAGCCCACCGACAAAGTGCTGGAGGTGGATATCAAGGTCAATCCGGCCGCCGAAGAGCGCTATCTGAAGGAATACGGCGACCTCTATCGCGAAGCCCAGAACCGAGTGAAGGCGGCGCTCAACAAGCCCATCGCCAGCCTGTTCGACTTGCCCAAAAGCGACAAGGCCAAGATCAAGACCGAAGTGCTCTTTATCGAGCGCTGCCTCGACCTGCTCAAGCCGGGCGGTCGTCTCGGCATCGTGCTGCCGGAAGGCATCTTCAACAATCCATCACTCGCCTACGTGCGCGAGTTCACCGAAAACCGCGCCTTCCTCCGCGCCGTGGTCAGCTTGCCGCAGGAGACCTTCGTCAGCTCCGGGGCCAGCGTGAAATGCTCGTTGCTCTTTTTGCAGAAGTTCACCGAGGAAGAGCAACTGCGGTTTGACGAGACCTATGCCACCGCCAAGGCGGAGATTGAGGCCAAGTATGCGGACGAGATCAAAGCGGAAAGGGAACGGCTGGAAAGCGCAATCGAGGCGGCCAAGCAGGCCAAGGACGCAGAAAAACGCAAGGCCCTGCAAAAGGAACTCAAGGACTACCTGAAGGCGATGAAAGTCCGGCAGATCAGCGAGGCGCGGCAACGGCTCAAGGAGCGTTTCGACTACCCCATCTTCATGTACGAGGCGGAAAAGGTCGGCATCTCCGCCACGGGTGAGGAAGATCAGAACGAGCTCTACCCCAACCCCAACCAGCCCGCCGATTGCGACAAGACCTGCCTGGAGTGGT
- a CDS encoding helix-turn-helix domain-containing protein has protein sequence MDKIDKWLTIDELAGYIKMSRTKLYGMAQRGEVPASKIGNQWRFDREEIDQWMKAHATGKGGSKA, from the coding sequence ATGGATAAAATCGACAAATGGCTGACCATTGATGAACTGGCGGGCTACATCAAGATGAGCCGGACCAAGCTCTACGGCATGGCCCAGCGCGGCGAGGTTCCCGCCTCCAAGATCGGCAACCAGTGGCGTTTCGACCGGGAGGAGATCGATCAGTGGATGAAGGCGCACGCGACCGGCAAAGGGGGTTCGAAGGCATGA
- a CDS encoding hybrid sensor histidine kinase/response regulator produces MIHTAERFSVLCVDDMPANLAVLDGILRDEYIVLTATNGHDALEIATGDSPPDLILLDVVMPGMDGYQVCRTLKKIPATAAIPVIFVTSLDDEGNEEKGFSLGAVDYVQKPFSQLVIRARVRAHLVIYRTQRILEKTVRERTRALERAKEKAEEANRAKTVFLANVSHELRTPLNGVLGMAQLLSSTSMSGEQRYLLASLKQSAGRLGSLVSDILEHSSLEAGMLRPSQDNFVLKEALAPLIRHFGAVADKKNILFTHTVQDGVPRTLAGDRGALIQILHNLLDNACNYTSVGTVDLHVALWTCENICTADNRRAVWLRFDVRDTGSGIPEAKGGDIFAPFSIAEHFLTKRLGGAGLGLAVARQLAERDGGEISFVSKEGVGSTFSVVLPFLLPC; encoded by the coding sequence TGCTTTGTGTGGATGATATGCCGGCCAATCTTGCCGTTCTTGATGGTATCCTGCGCGACGAATACATTGTGCTTACGGCTACCAACGGGCACGATGCACTGGAAATCGCAACGGGAGACTCTCCGCCGGATCTTATCCTGCTGGATGTGGTGATGCCTGGTATGGACGGGTATCAGGTTTGCCGGACGTTAAAAAAAATACCGGCTACTGCGGCCATTCCGGTTATATTCGTGACATCACTGGATGATGAGGGCAATGAGGAAAAAGGGTTCAGCCTGGGGGCTGTGGATTACGTCCAGAAGCCTTTTTCTCAGCTTGTCATCCGTGCACGGGTAAGAGCGCATCTGGTGATATACCGCACTCAGCGCATTCTTGAAAAGACAGTCAGAGAGCGGACAAGAGCTCTGGAACGTGCAAAAGAAAAAGCTGAAGAAGCCAACAGAGCCAAAACCGTTTTTCTGGCTAACGTCAGCCATGAACTGCGCACTCCGCTTAACGGAGTGCTGGGGATGGCACAACTGCTCTCCTCCACTTCCATGAGCGGTGAACAGCGGTACCTTCTTGCCAGCCTGAAGCAGTCGGCGGGCAGGCTGGGGTCGCTGGTTTCCGACATCCTTGAACACTCGAGCCTTGAAGCAGGAATGCTTCGTCCTTCCCAAGATAATTTTGTTCTGAAGGAAGCTCTGGCTCCGCTGATAAGGCACTTTGGTGCTGTGGCGGATAAAAAAAATATTCTGTTCACGCACACAGTGCAGGATGGTGTTCCCCGCACGCTTGCCGGAGACCGCGGGGCTTTGATCCAGATTCTGCACAATCTGCTTGATAACGCATGCAACTACACCTCTGTCGGGACTGTGGATCTGCATGTTGCTCTCTGGACGTGCGAAAATATCTGCACAGCCGACAACCGGAGAGCTGTCTGGTTGCGTTTTGATGTGCGTGATACAGGCAGTGGTATTCCGGAAGCCAAGGGGGGGGATATCTTTGCTCCTTTTTCCATCGCGGAGCATTTTCTTACAAAGCGTTTGGGCGGGGCCGGTCTGGGGCTGGCTGTGGCCAGACAGCTGGCAGAGCGTGATGGCGGGGAAATCAGCTTTGTCAGCAAAGAAGGTGTGGGCAGCACCTTCAGCGTGGTTCTTCCCTTTTTGCTTCCCTGCTGA